The Sinobacterium norvegicum genome includes a region encoding these proteins:
- a CDS encoding porin family protein: MTTRPAWIKRHRQDNNMKIVNAAVSVLMLASLSQVATAASAGTGGLSTAFSKNSTSIGVALGSGSAFDDDYLILGVSAGYYLFNGLELGIDVQHWFSGDPSITKVSPKITYVFTQPDVIKPYLGMFYRRSFYGDYQGISIDDENSYGYRAGAYFNTDSRVNIGGGIVHEKYTDCSRFYDCSTTYPELLFTVSF; the protein is encoded by the coding sequence ATGACTACGCGCCCAGCATGGATAAAACGTCACCGTCAGGATAATAATATGAAGATAGTGAATGCCGCGGTCAGTGTATTAATGTTGGCCAGCCTAAGCCAGGTGGCGACAGCCGCCAGTGCCGGCACCGGTGGCCTGAGCACTGCATTTTCAAAAAATTCGACCAGTATTGGTGTCGCCCTGGGCTCGGGCAGCGCCTTCGACGATGACTACCTTATTCTGGGCGTCAGCGCCGGTTATTATCTGTTCAATGGCCTGGAGCTGGGGATAGATGTTCAGCACTGGTTTTCCGGCGACCCATCGATTACCAAGGTCAGCCCCAAGATCACCTATGTCTTCACCCAACCCGACGTGATCAAACCCTATTTAGGGATGTTTTATCGTCGCTCGTTCTACGGCGACTATCAGGGCATCAGCATTGATGATGAGAATTCCTACGGCTACCGCGCTGGGGCTTATTTCAACACCGACAGCCGGGTGAATATTGGCGGCGGTATTGTCCATGAGAAATATACCGACTGCAGCCGCTTTTACGACTGCTCTACCACCTATCCGGAATTACTCTTTACCGTCAGTTTCTGA
- a CDS encoding ABC transporter permease produces MFFRLALKSLFNRKGSVVLTVLAMSVSIFVMLGVEHIRSQTKESFNSTVSGVDLVVGARTGSLNLLLYSVFRIGSPTNNISWHTYQNITEQPNIAWSIPLSLGDSHKGYRVMGTNTDYFKHFNYGRQRPLVFTEGKPFADIFDVVVGAEVATKLGYSVGDSIILSHGLGSTSFSHHDDRPFTVVGILASTGTPVDQTLHVSLQGIEAIHIDWQGGGKAAGSTLTPEQLQSMTLTPSTITAVLLGLDSRMATFRVQREINNYRQEPLTAILPGVALAELWQMMGLLEHSLRLISGLIMVAALLGLSAMMLASIRERKSEIHLLRIIGASPMFLFLLIEMEALLISAVSIVLATGGLYVGLLLTEGMLASHFGLHIGTSIISNSSLLFILLIVSATIVAAALPSFLAYKHAKVSQ; encoded by the coding sequence ATGTTTTTTCGGCTGGCTTTAAAAAGCTTATTTAACCGCAAGGGATCTGTTGTTCTCACCGTTCTTGCCATGAGTGTTAGCATCTTCGTCATGTTGGGTGTCGAACATATTCGCAGCCAAACCAAGGAAAGCTTTAACAGCACCGTATCCGGTGTCGACCTGGTCGTTGGTGCCAGGACCGGCAGCCTCAACCTATTGCTCTATTCGGTTTTTCGTATCGGTTCGCCCACCAACAATATCAGCTGGCATACCTACCAAAACATCACCGAACAGCCAAATATCGCCTGGTCGATCCCTCTCTCTCTCGGTGACTCCCATAAAGGCTACCGTGTCATGGGCACCAATACCGATTATTTCAAACACTTCAACTATGGCCGACAAAGGCCGCTCGTGTTCACTGAGGGCAAGCCGTTTGCCGATATCTTTGATGTGGTTGTTGGCGCAGAGGTGGCGACAAAACTGGGCTATTCCGTCGGCGACAGCATCATCTTATCGCACGGCCTTGGCAGCACCAGCTTCAGCCACCACGACGACAGGCCATTCACCGTGGTCGGCATATTGGCGTCCACCGGAACACCGGTAGACCAAACCCTGCACGTCAGCCTCCAGGGCATAGAGGCGATTCATATCGACTGGCAGGGCGGGGGGAAAGCAGCCGGTAGCACTCTTACCCCCGAGCAGCTGCAATCAATGACTCTGACCCCATCCACGATTACCGCGGTGCTGTTAGGCCTGGACTCCAGAATGGCAACATTCCGAGTTCAACGAGAGATTAACAATTATCGCCAAGAGCCACTGACGGCTATTTTACCGGGCGTCGCACTGGCCGAACTGTGGCAGATGATGGGCTTATTAGAACATTCACTGCGGCTGATTTCCGGCCTTATTATGGTGGCTGCACTACTGGGATTAAGCGCTATGATGCTGGCCTCCATCAGAGAACGTAAAAGTGAAATACATTTGCTACGGATCATCGGTGCCTCGCCGATGTTTCTCTTTCTATTGATCGAAATGGAGGCACTATTAATCAGTGCTGTCAGTATCGTGCTGGCGACGGGCGGTCTTTATGTCGGCCTGCTGTTGACCGAGGGAATGCTGGCATCGCACTTTGGCCTACATATTGGCACCTCTATTATTTCAAACAGCAGTCTGCTCTTTATTCTGTTGATTGTCAGCGCCACGATTGTGGCCGCGGCGCTGCCTTCTTTCCTCGCCTATAAACATGCTAAGGTTAGTCAATAA
- a CDS encoding ABC transporter ATP-binding protein, whose amino-acid sequence MTIQLTDVLFAYPETAQQTVLDIKSMSVSAGEQVFIHGPSGGGKSTLLNLLSGMIQADSGQVSVLGKRLDKMTSRQRDRFRADHIGYIFQQFNLIPYLDAIDNIQLAHHFSKRQSASSLTDEIAALLLSFRIDQADWHKPVSKLSIGQQQRIAIVRAMINKPELLIADEPTSSLDQDNRDNFMAELMTVVAEQKTTLLFVSHDMSLASYFDRHAALSSINNRGDLC is encoded by the coding sequence ATGACGATTCAATTAACCGATGTGCTTTTTGCCTACCCTGAAACAGCGCAGCAGACGGTGCTCGACATCAAGTCTATGTCGGTCTCTGCCGGCGAGCAGGTGTTTATTCATGGTCCCTCTGGCGGCGGAAAATCGACGCTACTGAATCTATTAAGCGGCATGATCCAGGCAGACAGCGGCCAGGTCTCGGTGCTCGGAAAACGGCTGGATAAGATGACCAGCCGACAGCGCGACCGCTTTAGAGCCGATCATATCGGCTATATTTTTCAGCAATTTAATCTTATCCCCTATCTTGATGCCATCGATAATATTCAACTGGCGCACCATTTTTCGAAGCGTCAATCAGCCTCATCTTTAACCGACGAGATCGCAGCGTTGCTGCTGAGCTTTCGTATCGATCAAGCCGATTGGCATAAACCGGTGTCCAAGCTCAGTATCGGCCAACAACAACGCATAGCCATTGTCAGGGCCATGATCAATAAGCCCGAGTTACTGATTGCCGATGAACCCACCTCATCACTGGATCAAGACAACCGGGATAACTTTATGGCTGAGCTGATGACAGTTGTTGCCGAACAGAAGACCACACTGCTTTTTGTCAGTCATGACATGTCTTTGGCCAGCTACTTTGATCGCCACGCAGCCCTGTCGAGTATCAATAATCGGGGAGACCTGTGCTGA
- a CDS encoding DUF3299 domain-containing protein → MKTEKRWQVTGRVIVCLYLTCLAGGVAHAEATLSETTKPGDFKTIEWVDLIPQDDLDALLSPPDYLDEIADGSPEDQMSNQLQATITAAADDRYQQALVSTAIKAEMNGVAVRLPGFIVPLEYNSEQLITEFFIVPFFGACIHVPPPPPNQIVYVKSSEGFKFDALYKPFWVSGVLQTNLIQNDMATAAYTMDVSTLEYYED, encoded by the coding sequence TTGAAGACAGAAAAAAGGTGGCAAGTGACCGGGCGTGTGATCGTGTGTTTGTATCTGACCTGCCTGGCTGGCGGAGTGGCGCATGCCGAGGCCACGCTTTCTGAAACAACCAAACCTGGTGATTTTAAAACCATCGAGTGGGTGGATTTGATTCCGCAGGACGATCTGGATGCTCTGTTAAGCCCCCCCGACTATTTGGATGAGATTGCCGATGGCTCGCCGGAAGATCAAATGAGTAATCAGCTGCAGGCGACGATTACAGCGGCGGCGGATGACCGCTATCAACAGGCGCTGGTCTCCACGGCGATTAAAGCGGAGATGAACGGTGTTGCCGTTCGCCTGCCAGGTTTTATTGTGCCGTTGGAATATAACAGTGAGCAATTAATTACCGAATTTTTTATCGTGCCATTTTTTGGTGCCTGTATCCACGTTCCGCCGCCGCCACCGAATCAAATTGTTTACGTAAAATCCTCCGAGGGCTTCAAGTTTGATGCGCTGTATAAGCCATTTTGGGTGTCCGGCGTACTGCAAACCAACCTGATACAGAATGATATGGCAACGGCAGCCTATACCATGGATGTGTCGACCTTAGAGTATTACGAAGACTAG
- a CDS encoding CobW family GTP-binding protein, with the protein MKNSAKKLNAIPTNIITGFLGAGKTSAILHLLKAKPADERWAVLVNEFGEIGVDGSLFQGQHSEQQQVYIREVAGGCMCCAAGLPMNIALSQLLTRARPHRLLIEPSGLGHPIEVLAALSTEYYREVLSVEKILTLVDARKLSDERYTGHTTFNQQIAIADVIVGNKQDLYQDQHKTQLAQYVKAKACSEVKIVLTEQGRLTTDLLQGGTTTTIDAAAHQHQQQPRDTLDESPLPACGYIKAENKGDDFGSIGWRFEPEKLFNRDRLLAFLNGLEVERMKAVFITEQGIYGYNLTSDALTEVELDDCMQSRVEIIASEFLPSWEQQLLACIEPAD; encoded by the coding sequence ATGAAAAACAGTGCCAAAAAGCTTAACGCCATCCCAACCAATATCATTACCGGTTTTCTCGGTGCGGGAAAAACCTCGGCTATTTTACACTTATTAAAAGCCAAGCCCGCCGATGAACGCTGGGCGGTACTGGTCAATGAATTTGGTGAAATTGGTGTCGATGGCAGTTTATTCCAAGGCCAGCACAGCGAACAGCAGCAGGTGTATATCCGAGAAGTTGCCGGTGGTTGCATGTGTTGCGCCGCCGGTCTGCCGATGAATATTGCCCTGAGTCAACTACTGACACGCGCCAGACCTCACCGACTATTGATCGAGCCCTCAGGCTTGGGCCACCCGATTGAGGTGCTGGCAGCACTGAGCACCGAGTATTACCGGGAGGTGCTATCAGTCGAGAAGATCTTAACCTTGGTAGATGCCCGTAAACTCTCCGACGAGCGTTATACCGGGCATACAACCTTTAACCAACAAATTGCCATTGCCGATGTGATTGTGGGCAATAAACAAGACCTCTATCAAGACCAACACAAGACGCAACTTGCTCAGTATGTCAAAGCCAAGGCTTGCTCTGAGGTGAAGATTGTATTGACCGAACAGGGGCGACTCACCACGGATTTATTACAGGGGGGGACCACGACGACAATCGACGCCGCCGCCCATCAACACCAGCAACAACCTCGTGACACCTTGGACGAAAGCCCTCTGCCCGCCTGCGGATATATCAAGGCGGAGAATAAGGGCGACGACTTTGGCAGTATTGGCTGGCGCTTCGAACCAGAAAAACTGTTCAACCGAGACCGGTTATTAGCCTTTTTAAACGGCCTCGAGGTCGAGAGAATGAAGGCGGTCTTTATCACCGAACAGGGTATTTATGGCTACAACCTGACCAGCGATGCGTTGACAGAGGTTGAATTGGATGACTGTATGCAAAGCCGTGTGGAAATTATTGCCAGCGAATTCTTGCCCTCTTGGGAACAGCAACTGCTGGCCTGTATTGAGCCAGCAGATTAA
- a CDS encoding MerC domain-containing protein, producing MKNIQTLADTAAISLSLACTVHCLALPFIMVFLPALSAANLADESFHQWMLIAVIPTSFLALALGCKKHRHYRVLVPGIAGISLLVLAATLGHDLLGERGETVLTVLGACIIAAGHYFNHRLCRQSRCACHH from the coding sequence ATGAAAAATATTCAAACCCTTGCCGATACAGCAGCCATCAGCCTGTCCCTAGCATGCACTGTCCACTGTCTGGCACTGCCCTTCATTATGGTATTTTTACCCGCGCTGAGCGCGGCCAATTTGGCCGACGAATCCTTCCACCAGTGGATGTTGATTGCCGTTATTCCGACCAGTTTTTTGGCGCTGGCCTTAGGCTGTAAAAAGCACCGCCACTACAGAGTACTGGTGCCGGGCATTGCCGGCATCAGCCTATTAGTATTGGCTGCCACACTCGGTCACGACTTGCTTGGCGAACGCGGTGAGACAGTCCTGACGGTGTTGGGTGCTTGCATTATCGCCGCCGGCCATTATTTCAATCATCGACTGTGTCGCCAAAGTCGCTGTGCCTGTCATCACTAG
- a CDS encoding Fur family transcriptional regulator, with protein MNNLQAIISHAENSCKAHGSRLTPKRKQILSGLLQSDRAMSAYELVDYCKGEYGESPPPMSVYRILDFLQSEHLVHKLNLANKYIACAHITCDHDHGVPQFLICGRCQRVEEITVGKATIDSLKHNVEDAGFYLASPQLEMDCLCKACHDNPA; from the coding sequence ATGAATAATCTACAGGCTATTATCAGCCATGCGGAAAACAGCTGCAAAGCCCATGGCAGCAGACTGACCCCCAAACGGAAACAGATTCTATCCGGGCTATTACAGTCGGATCGCGCCATGTCGGCCTATGAATTGGTCGATTATTGTAAAGGGGAATATGGCGAATCACCGCCGCCGATGTCAGTCTATCGTATTCTCGATTTTTTACAGAGCGAGCACTTGGTTCACAAACTGAATTTGGCTAATAAATACATTGCCTGCGCTCATATCACCTGCGATCACGACCACGGTGTGCCGCAATTTTTAATTTGTGGCCGCTGTCAACGGGTCGAAGAAATCACCGTCGGCAAAGCCACCATCGACAGCTTAAAACACAACGTAGAAGACGCCGGCTTTTACCTGGCCAGCCCACAGCTGGAAATGGACTGCCTGTGCAAAGCCTGCCACGACAACCCCGCCTAA
- a CDS encoding ZrgA family zinc uptake protein — translation MLKQCFITIGLIISASSLADNNAHQNHGDHHHSASQPAGNQQPHLHGTAELTLALEANRLAISLASPAANIVGFEHTASSESQKQTVAQAKSLLEASSDMFTFSGGECHLSQAAADMSALTERDEDEHHQHHDEHQNNHSEINASYFFECQQGQKLQTVTVNLFHYFTGLETLNVSWLTDHQQGASELTANSRVIRLR, via the coding sequence ATGCTTAAACAGTGCTTTATAACTATTGGTCTGATTATCAGCGCATCCTCGCTGGCCGACAACAATGCTCATCAAAACCACGGTGACCATCATCACAGCGCCAGCCAGCCTGCTGGCAACCAGCAGCCTCACTTGCACGGCACCGCAGAATTAACCCTGGCCTTGGAGGCCAACCGACTGGCAATCAGCCTAGCCTCTCCGGCGGCCAATATTGTTGGTTTTGAGCATACAGCATCATCCGAGTCACAAAAACAGACTGTTGCACAGGCTAAATCGCTACTCGAAGCGTCCTCAGATATGTTCACGTTCTCCGGCGGTGAATGCCATCTCAGCCAGGCTGCAGCGGATATGTCAGCATTAACCGAGCGTGACGAGGATGAACACCACCAGCACCACGATGAGCACCAGAACAATCACAGCGAAATCAACGCCAGCTATTTTTTTGAGTGCCAGCAGGGTCAAAAATTACAGACTGTAACCGTTAATCTTTTTCACTATTTTACCGGCCTCGAAACCCTCAATGTCAGCTGGCTTACCGATCACCAACAGGGCGCCAGTGAATTAACCGCCAACTCCCGTGTTATCCGCCTCAGGTAA
- a CDS encoding DUF6868 family protein, with the protein MENLTTLTGFFGWTAIINLAIYLVTALALAVFKDSIKQLHAQLTGVAVDQLDSLYFQYLAQYKLAIVIFSLTPYLALKLMAG; encoded by the coding sequence ATGGAGAACTTGACCACACTTACCGGCTTTTTTGGCTGGACGGCCATCATCAACCTCGCCATTTACCTGGTCACCGCCCTCGCCCTGGCCGTGTTCAAAGACAGTATTAAACAGCTACACGCCCAGTTAACCGGCGTTGCCGTCGACCAACTCGACAGTCTCTACTTTCAGTATCTGGCACAGTACAAGCTAGCCATTGTTATTTTTTCTCTCACGCCTTATTTGGCACTGAAACTGATGGCGGGTTAA
- a CDS encoding TSUP family transporter, giving the protein MLTLFSLLGFISGFLNAIAGGGGLITLPILLWAGLPPLQALATNKCQSVFGTLSSSLHFFQQGFIDLKHLAPAMILVVVVSAASTWGVQQLPDQALQQLLPYALIGIALYTWLSPHIGDSDHPARVSHRTFTVIAGCGVGFYGGFFGPGMGAVTALLIASLLGYNLSKATANAKPLVLLSNLSSLVVFIGSGHVLWTIGLTMAFSQIIGARIGSTVVIHHGSRVIKPLLLLVTIAIAINLLLNTAS; this is encoded by the coding sequence TTGCTGACGCTGTTTAGCCTACTCGGTTTTATCTCTGGCTTTTTAAATGCCATCGCTGGCGGTGGCGGGCTTATAACTCTACCGATTTTATTGTGGGCTGGGCTGCCGCCACTGCAGGCCCTGGCCACCAATAAGTGTCAAAGCGTCTTTGGCACGCTGTCGTCCTCGCTTCATTTTTTTCAACAGGGCTTTATTGACCTCAAACACCTGGCCCCGGCGATGATATTAGTGGTGGTTGTCAGCGCGGCATCGACCTGGGGGGTACAGCAGCTACCCGATCAAGCACTGCAGCAATTACTGCCCTACGCCCTGATTGGTATTGCGCTTTATACTTGGCTGTCACCCCATATTGGCGACAGCGATCACCCCGCCAGGGTGTCACATAGGACATTCACCGTCATCGCCGGCTGCGGTGTCGGCTTCTACGGTGGCTTCTTCGGTCCCGGCATGGGCGCGGTAACTGCCTTGCTGATTGCCAGTTTGCTCGGTTACAATCTTAGTAAGGCAACAGCTAATGCCAAGCCTTTGGTTTTGCTCAGTAACCTTTCATCGTTAGTGGTGTTTATCGGCAGCGGCCACGTGCTCTGGACGATTGGCCTGACAATGGCCTTCAGCCAAATTATTGGCGCCAGAATTGGCTCAACCGTAGTCATCCATCATGGCAGCAGAGTGATTAAACCCCTGCTGCTGCTGGTCACAATTGCCATTGCCATTAATTTACTGCTCAACACTGCTTCATAG
- a CDS encoding YceI family protein gives MKLNIAKPLLLSSLMLLTPSLWADSYKIDTEGAHASVEFKIKHLGYSWLVGRFNTFDGEFNYDAATPGDATVNVTIDTTSIDSNHAERDKHLRGKDFLNVAKFPKAEFNSQSFTDLGDGKATLIGELTLHGVTKAVTIDVVKIGEGQDPWGGYRLGFEGTTSIALKDFGIDYNLGPASTHVELTLNVEGIKQ, from the coding sequence ATGAAATTGAACATTGCCAAACCACTGCTACTATCCAGCCTTATGCTACTCACGCCATCACTATGGGCCGATAGCTACAAGATCGACACCGAGGGTGCTCACGCCTCGGTTGAGTTCAAAATCAAACACCTGGGTTATAGTTGGTTGGTCGGCCGCTTCAATACCTTCGACGGTGAGTTTAATTACGATGCCGCCACGCCCGGCGACGCCACTGTCAACGTCACTATCGATACCACCAGCATCGACTCCAATCACGCCGAGCGCGATAAGCACTTGCGTGGCAAAGACTTCTTAAACGTCGCCAAATTCCCTAAGGCCGAATTCAACAGCCAGTCGTTTACCGACCTCGGCGATGGCAAGGCTACACTGATTGGCGAGCTAACCCTGCACGGCGTGACCAAGGCCGTCACCATCGATGTGGTGAAAATCGGCGAAGGCCAGGACCCTTGGGGCGGCTATCGCCTAGGCTTTGAAGGCACAACCAGCATTGCGCTGAAAGACTTCGGCATCGATTACAACCTAGGCCCAGCCTCTACCCACGTTGAGCTGACGCTAAATGTTGAAGGTATTAAGCAGTAA
- a CDS encoding cytochrome b has product MQWRNNQQRWGMTAIFLHWLVAIAVIGLFGLGWWMTGLSYYDVWYKQGPYIHKSIALILFAVVIGRMVWRKLDPPPAHNTHHARWEINIAKITHGALYLLLLIIFVSGYLISTADGRAISVFDWFEVPATIQGITNQEDIAGAIHWYGACVLMTTVGLHALGALKHQIIDKDGTLSRMFGLVNKR; this is encoded by the coding sequence ATGCAGTGGAGAAACAATCAACAACGCTGGGGGATGACGGCAATATTTCTGCACTGGCTGGTCGCCATTGCAGTCATCGGTCTGTTCGGCCTCGGCTGGTGGATGACCGGCCTCAGCTATTACGATGTCTGGTACAAGCAGGGCCCTTACATCCACAAAAGCATTGCCCTGATTCTGTTTGCCGTCGTCATCGGCCGTATGGTGTGGCGCAAGCTCGACCCACCTCCAGCACACAATACACACCATGCCCGCTGGGAAATTAACATCGCCAAAATCACCCACGGTGCGCTATACCTATTACTGCTTATTATTTTCGTCAGTGGCTATTTGATCTCCACCGCCGATGGTCGAGCCATCAGCGTCTTCGATTGGTTTGAGGTACCGGCAACTATCCAAGGTATTACCAACCAGGAAGATATTGCCGGCGCCATTCACTGGTACGGGGCCTGCGTACTGATGACGACAGTGGGGCTGCATGCCCTCGGCGCGCTCAAGCATCAAATTATCGACAAGGACGGAACGCTTTCGCGTATGTTCGGTCTAGTCAACAAGCGTTAG
- a CDS encoding ExbD/TolR family protein, protein MRSVRRHEAESEEADIDLTPMLDVVFIMLIFFIVTASFIKESGIEISRPDANQAEAAPSESKNIVVMVTASDEIWMENRRIDQRAVRANITKLRAENPEAAVIIQAHNKSTADVYTQIADAARSANIYSVSLVIKED, encoded by the coding sequence GTGAGAAGTGTACGTAGACATGAAGCAGAGTCAGAAGAAGCAGACATTGATTTAACACCAATGCTCGACGTTGTATTTATCATGCTGATTTTCTTTATCGTTACAGCCTCTTTTATCAAAGAATCTGGTATTGAGATCAGCCGCCCTGACGCCAACCAAGCAGAAGCAGCGCCCAGCGAAAGCAAAAACATTGTTGTTATGGTAACTGCCAGCGATGAAATTTGGATGGAAAATCGCCGTATCGACCAACGTGCCGTTCGCGCCAACATCACCAAACTACGCGCCGAGAACCCAGAGGCCGCTGTGATTATCCAGGCACATAATAAGTCTACCGCCGATGTCTATACACAGATTGCCGATGCCGCACGCTCTGCCAATATATACAGCGTATCGCTGGTGATCAAAGAAGATTAA
- a CDS encoding efflux RND transporter periplasmic adaptor subunit, which yields MNKIVALVPVKILVVVAVLLFSVLVSVVLMATKPQLQPREVKRNIITVRVAEVAPKSMQLKVQTQGVVAPSVESQLTSEVAGKVVWVAPALVSGGHFDSGELLLRIDDSDYQTNLERATAGLIRAEVEHEYAEKEFGRQDKLRQKSLASQAQLDDARSRFRLAEAGLREAKVNVAQAKLDIKRTEIHAPYNGRVRSEHVDAGQFVSRGEAVATVYDSSAVEIRLPIANRQFAYLDLPSDARGLLQPSQTPIVDVTANYAGLPFAWQGRLVRTEAEIDERSRMFYGVVRVENTSVNPVQVADNSPALLVGLFVDAYIHGRTVDNVIELPRSAIRNKNEVLVVDEQNRVSFRRVDILRIQQDSVIISGGLEAGEKVCLTAMQIVVQGMQINPLMVVEDNHSAQPLIVDAELPQTAPAKAEALVPALVTGDTL from the coding sequence GTGAATAAGATAGTGGCGTTGGTGCCAGTGAAAATTCTGGTTGTGGTAGCTGTGCTTTTATTCTCTGTTTTGGTGTCGGTGGTGCTGATGGCCACCAAGCCACAATTGCAGCCCCGAGAGGTTAAACGCAATATCATTACGGTGCGGGTGGCCGAGGTTGCTCCTAAATCGATGCAGTTAAAGGTGCAGACCCAAGGGGTTGTGGCGCCGAGTGTTGAGAGTCAGCTCACCTCAGAGGTGGCCGGCAAGGTGGTCTGGGTGGCGCCGGCCCTGGTCAGTGGTGGTCACTTCGACAGCGGCGAGTTGTTGCTACGGATCGATGACAGCGATTATCAAACCAATTTGGAGCGTGCCACCGCCGGCTTGATTCGTGCCGAGGTAGAGCATGAATATGCCGAGAAGGAGTTCGGTCGTCAGGATAAACTGCGACAAAAAAGCCTGGCCAGTCAGGCGCAACTCGATGATGCACGCAGCCGCTTCCGATTGGCTGAGGCTGGGTTGCGAGAGGCCAAGGTCAATGTTGCGCAGGCTAAATTGGATATTAAGCGAACCGAGATACATGCCCCCTATAATGGCCGTGTGCGCAGCGAGCATGTCGATGCCGGTCAGTTTGTCTCCCGCGGTGAGGCTGTGGCGACGGTCTATGACAGCAGCGCTGTTGAGATCCGCCTGCCGATAGCCAACCGTCAGTTTGCCTATTTAGATCTTCCCTCCGATGCCCGCGGCCTGCTACAACCGTCGCAGACGCCGATTGTCGATGTTACCGCCAATTACGCTGGCCTACCATTTGCCTGGCAGGGGCGGCTGGTACGCACCGAGGCAGAGATCGATGAGCGCAGCCGGATGTTTTACGGTGTGGTACGGGTAGAAAATACCAGTGTTAATCCGGTGCAGGTTGCCGATAACAGCCCAGCATTACTCGTTGGATTGTTTGTCGATGCTTATATACACGGCCGTACCGTCGATAATGTCATCGAGCTACCCCGCTCGGCGATTCGCAACAAAAATGAAGTGTTAGTCGTTGATGAGCAAAATCGTGTGAGTTTTCGCCGCGTCGATATTCTCCGTATCCAACAGGACAGCGTCATCATCAGCGGCGGCTTAGAGGCCGGTGAGAAGGTGTGTTTAACCGCCATGCAAATCGTGGTGCAAGGAATGCAAATCAATCCGTTGATGGTCGTCGAGGATAATCACAGTGCACAGCCGCTGATTGTTGATGCGGAGTTACCGCAGACGGCTCCGGCCAAGGCTGAGGCGTTGGTTCCCGCGTTGGTTACCGGTGATACCTTATGA